One window from the genome of Malus domestica chromosome 01, GDT2T_hap1 encodes:
- the LOC103415639 gene encoding uncharacterized protein isoform X1 produces the protein MPDADAPSASQTSISAVGPTHHLPLQILRSDPTPPAPTRSDPPGSTIDWLPDFLEFSWVAYGASSLLVISHFPSPLSDTETLIGPIFRQVFELSGDPSSAVEAVSWSPAMPSIGELAAAAENCVWVFSHDSATSKGSFCWSQNAVLVQSTKVKAIRWTGSGDGIVSGGVEVVLWKRNGRFWEIAWKFKAELPQSMVTATWSLDGPFATAAYQSKWQTEGLSTNKASKCVLVCQSDGKSGFLKSDLHHPHAVSMIQWRPSTDRHLNRDARHPPRQVLLTCSTDGTIRLWCEVNDGRGRKFGKDMNDPKTMRCSFSVAAVIEINQALNGLLGTDIYVMWATEIGGVCKTREGSKQIFSTKGYLQDLAGNCEWLIGFGPGMLVNFWAIHCLDDVSPIRFPRVTLWKTQKLQGLKVGNSNWTGLSNCKDGIPLNKVVISRNSLSGPPTLCSLVQLLPCNSLVWSRIHTQTSNNIEDTPINKSGAENIISCSAGGLLNLDGHAGRILQVDVHPYSCEVELAVSLDSCGLLLFWFFSTISNCILDRPTLIPTWELCGKLATQGSCSKYTSLRWAPSIGNEAVILLMGHAGGIDCFVVKIHHNEEESIECHYLCTIPFTGHGPYVDGPASIFSIPLPSTCPKTLKSNKLLLLGVWMNGFQALSWEITLHSFDLSRSYCECNFDAGNASEGSMWGFETTFADKRYCLNVKPCSSQIPDPHTHDEVTSFAVVYPGRKICMEKNLASIIDLCYPPYIMATGCSDGSLKLWRSVMDKPSTPHIPWELVGKFQAHQGPISHVCLSDCGRKIATLWKELSSNTVSTLHIWDSVLLAGAGSFMLEHTISFGQDLVALNWLSFGNGQLLLGVCTKNQLQVYSQQRCGGQTLLNSEKSLKRDIWVCIASTHTFPLINDFFWGPRASAVFVHSSYFCVNSQWLFLADKKHLVNVDPSYIMENCLDSVGGMEEDISSGIFIDCGLGQFSKILLDNNRRDCKSDIPLEIDLKKDYLSSSLFVARAQLKCSGATKVSIWTMHEVVEQLSGSLPVYHPEALFMNIYSGNWKRAYIALRHLNEFLSSNSSPERKCSPAKSSNCIPQIPLSNFLDAHISINSNDKGFQWSGDASVFSSSSPFQRGFGQFTNSLDSYGSSNMINSSSTKSELNDFIEPFEKLYKSADISDIEKIQILAIIDLLTELCSSNSSSAYESLDEPGRRFWVGLRFQQLHFFRKSGRSASVEELVIDSKLIGWAYHSDCQENLFGSFLPNDPSWQEMRNLGVGFWFTNTAQLCSRMEKLARLQYLKRKDPKDCALLYIALNRIQVLSGLFKISRDEKDKPLVGFLSRNFQEEKNKAAALKNAYVLMGRHQLELAVAFFLLGGDTSSAVNICAKNLGDEQLALVICRLAEGRGGPLERHLITKFMLPSAIEKGDCWLGSLLEWELGNYSQSFTCMLGFQINSATEKYALLSNGAPFSDPNVGLYCLMLATNNCMKNAVGEQNSALIGRWAILTTATALNRCGLPLEALEYLSSSPNIPGDTDERGTSDLGHSENLRAILNPSPRNSSNWLSSNVALHLEFQAKSDLTLQYLSKLVREHPSWVDIVFGSFQASTCVKECKNQEYVKVLESFQQKLYTTLNQLEQKFSVVPFHLVSMILISLYDCGLWFVGYDILHRYTAQNQDLDKIQTADKFLSYALMHKPLLKATRETSLLFSRVIVACGITCSVLKSHYIEDNVSGDSRSTGSDALEYYFQGLILLLRSLRAALGTTFCSTTEDLIMKPLTIIDLMEYYVHLAYAWHHRNSKVLLLLVQPLLITFTNGHTPYEVDMKNMKKLLTQIPEVAVQNNVGLHVSQERNITHLVPEDERWQIISVCLWQHISRFMQHNLNVLSYNLDDDGCFAGEPHQKYFSWAPISASLDSHSSSLKELIGLVSLSLVKLLKPTLSQVASYHVKQLASLLQHKMDNGLRVTTLVWLEESNKSQPGALNQHINQDNVKLDTIGERLEADMLWDACADPKIIYESFAKEKIDLSHSLDHKPSNGWGTINRGIGAADETEEIHHHEVTLNSSSPNSEAGSPAKSVFRGGHSFLSAWQKDTTISKEVTPFLNPKEIYKRNGELLEALCLNSIDQSQAALASNRKGIIFFNWKDDMPFRDHSDYIWSLADWPPNGWAGSQSTPAPTCVSPGVGLGSKKGAHLGLGGATVGVGSFARPGRDLTGGGAFGVPGYAGMGASGLGWETQEDFEELVDPPATVENANTRAFSSHPSRPFFLVGSSNTHIYLWEFGKDKTTATYGVLPAANVPPPYALASISALQFDHCGHRFATAALDGTVCTWQLEVGGRSNIGPTESSLCFNSHASDVAYVTSSGSIIAVAGYSSNSVNVVIWDTLAPPTTSRASILCHEGGARSLAVFDNDIGSGSVSPLIVTGGKGGDVGLHDFRYIATGRSKRHRHSDKGEQVIKTSSNNDTHSENGTKFGEQNQNGMLWYIPKAHSGSVTKISIIPNTSLFLTGSKDGDVKLWDAKKAKLVHHWPKLHERHTFLQPSTRGFGGVVQAAVTDIKVVSHGFLSCGGDSTVKLVQLKDHI, from the exons atgcCGGACGCAGACGCACCCTCCGCTTCCCAAACCTCTATATCCGCCGTGGGCCCCACCCACCACCTCCCTCTCCAAATCCTCAGATCCGACCCGACACCTCCTGCCCCGACCCGATCCGACCCACCGGGATCCACCATCGACTGGCTCCCCGACTTTCTGGAATTTTCATGGGTCGCCTACGGAGCCTCATCGCTACTAGTGATCTCCCACTTCCCCTCCCCACTCTCCGATACAGAAACACTCATCGGACCCATTTTCCGGCAGGTATTCGAGCTCTCCGGCGACCCCTCATCGGCCGTCGAAGCTGTTTCTTGGTCCCCTGCCATGCCCTCGATTGGCGAGCTTGCTGCCGCAGCTGAGAATTGCGTTTGGGTGTTCTCGCATGACTCGGCGACGTCCAAAG GTTCTTTTTGTTGGAGCCAGAATGCAGTACTTGTACAGTCGACGAAGGTTAAGGCAATCAGATGGACGGGCTCAGGGGATGGAATTGTTTCCGGTGGAGTTGAGGTGGTTTTGTGGAAAAGAAATGGCAGGTTTTGGGAAATTGCTTGGAAGTTTAAAGCAGAATTACCACAAAGTATGGTCACCGCAACTTGGTCTCTCGATGGACCATTTGCAACTGCAGCTTATCAGAGTAAATGGCAGACTGAAGGATTGTCAACTAATAAGGCTAGCAAATGTGTGTTAGTATGTCAAAGTGATGGAAAATCTGGATTTTTGAAATCCGACCTACATCATCCTCATGCTGTCTCAATGATTCAATGGAGGCCATCTACCGATAGGCATTTAAACAGAGATGCAAGACATCCACCAAGGCAAGTGTTGCTCACTTGTAGCACAGATGGAACTATTAGGTTATGGTGTGAGGTTAATGATGGAAGGGGAAGAAAATTTGGTAAGGACATGAATGACCCCAAAACAATGAGATGCTCTTTTTCTGTAGCCGCAGTAATAGAGATAAACCAGGCTTTGAATGGACTTCTGGGCACTGATATATATGTGATGTGGGCTACAGAAATTGGGGGTGTATGTAAAACTCGTGAAGGATCTAAACAAATTTTCTCCACAAAAGGTTATCTGCAGGACCTGGCTGGTAATTGCGAGTGGTTGATTGGGTTTGGCCCTGGAATGTTGGTAAATTTCTGGGCTATACACTGTCTCGACGATGTCTCACCAATACGATTTCCGCGGGTTACTTTATGGAAGACACAGAAACTGCAAGGTCTGAAAGTGGGAAATTCTAATTGGACTGGACTTTCTAACTGTAAAGATGGAATACCTCTTAATAAAGTTGTTATCTCAAGGAACTCCTTGTCTGGTCCACCAACATTATGCTCTTTGGTTCAGTTATTACCTTGTAATTCCTTGGTTTGGTCACGAATACATACTCAGACATCAAATAATATAGAGGATACACCCATTAATAAATCTGGTGCAGAGAACATCATATCATGTTCAGCTGGTGGACTCCTGAATTTGGATGGTCATGCTGGAAGAATCTTACAAGTAGATGTGCATCCTTATAGCTGTGAAGTTGAGTTGGCTGTCTCTTTAGATTCTTGTGGATTACTTcttttttggttcttttctaCTATTTCAAACTGCATCTTGGACCGGCCAACACTAATTCCAACATGGGAGCTTTGTGGGAAGCTTGCGACTCAAGGTTCATGCTCCAAATATACAAGCTTGAGGTGGGCACCATCAATTGGAAATGAAGCAGTTATTCTTCTTATGGGACATGCTGGAGGGATTGATTGCTTTGTTGTAAAAATTCATCACAATGAGGAAGAAAGTATAGAATGTCACTACTTATGTACAATACCTTTTACAGGTCATGGTCCTTATGTGGATGGTCCTGCTAGTATCTTTTCAATTCCTTTGCCTTCAACTTGtcctaaaaccctaaaatctaATAAACTTTTGCTTTTGGGTGTATGGATGAATGGGTTTCAGGCTCTTTCTTGGGAAATAACCTTGCATTCTTTTGATTTATCAAGAAGCTACTGTGAGTGCAATTTTGATGCAGGAAATGCGTCTGAAGGCAGTATGTGGGGATTTGAAACTACTTTTGCTGATAAAAGATATTGTCTTAATGTAAAACCCTGCTCATCACAGATCCCAGATCCTCACACGCATGATGAGGTTACAAGTTTTGCTGTGGTCTACCCAGGTAGAAAGATCTGTATGGAAAAGAATTTGGCTTCTATTATTGATCTATGCTATCCTCCATATATTATGGCTACAGGTTGCTCCGATGGTAGTTTGAAATTGTGGAGGAGTGTCATGGATAAACCATCAACGCCTCACATTCCATGGGAACTTGTGGGTAAGTTTCAGGCACATCAAGGACCTATTAGCCATGTATGCTTATCTGACTGTGGTCGTAAGATAGCAACCCTTTGGAAGGAGCTTTCTTCAAATACTGTTAGCACTCTTCATATATGGGACTCTGTACTCCTAGCAGGTGCAGGGTCTTTTATGCTAGAACATACAATATCCTTTGGTCAAGATCTTGTTGCTTTAAATTGGCTATCATTTGGAAATGGTCAGTTATTACTTGGAGTTTGCACAAAAAATCAGTTGCAAGTATATTCCCAGCAGCGTTGCGGTGGCCAGACTTTATTAAACTCTGAAAAATCATTGAAAAGGGATATATGGGTCTGCATTGCGTCGACTCATACCTTCCCTCTCATTAATGATTTCTTTTGGGGCCCCAGAGCATCAGCTGTATTTGTTCATAGTAGCTACTTTTGTGTAAATAGTCAGTGGTTATTCCTTGCAGATAAGAAACATCTTGTTAATGTCGATCCAAGTTACATCATGGAAAATTGCTTGGATTCTGTGGGTGGAATGGAAGAGGACATTAGTTCTGGAATTTTCATTGATTGTGGACTTGGTCAATTCAGTAAAATATTACTTGATAACAACAGAAGAGATTGCAAGTCTGATATTccattggagattgatttgaaAAAGGATTATCTTTCTAGCAGCTTGTTTGTAGCAAGGGCTCAACTGAAGTGTAGTGGGGCTACTAAAGTAAGTATATGGACCATGCATGAAGTGGTCGAGCAGTTAAGTGGATCTCTGCCAGTTTATCACCCAGAGGCTCTCTTTATGAATATCTATTCAG GAAATTGGAAGCGTGCTTACATTGCTCTGAGGCATCTTAATGAGTTTCTCTCTTCTAATTCTTCTCCTGAGAGGAAGTGTAGCCCTGCAAAGTCTAGCAATTGCATTCCGCAGATTCCTTTGTCAAATTTCCTTGATGCACATATCTCAATAAATTCAAATGACAAAGGATTTCAGTGGAGTGGTGATGCCTCtgtattttcttcatcttctccgtTTCAAAGAGGCTTTGGCCAATTTACAAACAGTTTGGACTCTTATGGTTCCAGTAATATGATCAATTCTTCCTCAACAAAATCTGAACTCAATGACTTTATTGAGCCTTTTGAGAAGTTGTACAAGTCAGCAGATATAAGTGACATAGAGAAGATTCAAATTCTTGCCATTATAGATCTTCTTACTGAATTGTGTAGTTCAAACTCTAGTTCTGCATATGAAAGTCTTGATGAACCTGGACGGAG GTTTTGGGTTGGATTGAGGTTTCAGCAACTACATTTTTTCCGAAAGTCTGGTAGATCAGCATCCGTGGAAGAGTTGGTAATTGACTCCAAGTTGATTGGATGGGCCTACCACTCTGATTGCCAGGAGAATTTATTTGGTTCGTTTCTACCTAATGATCCATCTTGGCAAGAAATGCGGAATTTGGGTGTAGGATTTTGGTTTACAAATACAGCACAGTTGTGTTCAAGG ATGGAGAAACTGGCAAGATTGCAGTATCTGAAAAGGAAAGATCCTAAAGACTGTGCATTGCTGTACATTGCACTGAATAGAATTCAAGTTTTGTCTGGCCTTTTCAAAATAAGCAGGGATGAGAAGGATAAGCCCCTTGTTGGATTTCTTTCACGCAATTTTCAG GAGGAGAAAAATAAGGCAGCGGCTTTGAAGAATGCATATGTCTTAATGGGGAGACATCAGCTGGAATTAGCAGTTGCTTTCTTTCTGCTTGGAGGTGATACTTCTTCTGCAGTCAATATTTGTGCAAAGAACCTTGGGGATGAACAGCTTGCATTAGTTATCTGTCGACTAGCTGAGGGTCGTGGTGGGCCACTAGAGAGACACTTAATTACGAAGTTCATGCTACCATCCGCAATTGAGAAGGGCGACTGTTGGTTGGGAAGCCTTTTGGAG TGGGAGCTGGGAAATTACTCTCAATCTTTTACATGCATGCTTGGTTTCCAAATAAATTCTGCAACTGAAAAGTATGCACTTTTGTCCAACGGTGCTCCTTTTTCAGACCCAAACGTTGGTCTGTATTGTCTAATGCTAGCAACCAATAATTGCATGAAAAATGCTGTTGGGGAGCAAAATAGTGCATTAATCGGAAGGTGGGCAATATTGACTACAGCTACTGCATTAAACAGATGCGGTCTTCCA cttgaagctttggagtACCTTTCATCTTCACCAAACATTCCTGGGGATACAGATGAAAGGGGTACATCAGATCTTGGGCATTCTGAAAATCTGCGTGCAATTCTAAATCCTTCTCCCAGAAATTCTAGCAATTGGTTATCAAGTAATGTGGCTCTCCATCTGGAGTTCCAAGCCAAATCAGATTTGACACTTCAATACTTATCAAAGTTGGTAAGAGAGCATCCAAGCTGGGTGGATATTGTCTTTGGATCTTTTCAAGCTAGTACATGTGTAAAGGAGTGCAAAAATCAGGAATATGTAAAAGTTCTTGAATCTTTCCAACAGAAGTTATACACAACACTAAATCAGTTGGAGCAGAAGTTTTCAGTGGTTCCTTTCCATCTTGTTAGCATG ATTTTAATCTCGCTGTATGATTGTGGGCTGTGGTTTGTTGGATATGATATATTACATAGATACACTGCTCAAAATCAAGATCTAGATAAAATCCAAACAGCTGACAAATTCCTATCATATGCTCTTATGCATAAGCCGCTTTTGAAGGCCACCAGAGAAACTTCCCTTTTGTTTTCACGCGTTATTGTTGCCTGCGGTATAACATGCTCTGTTCTGAAGTCGCATTATATTGAAGACAATGTGTCTGGTGATAGTAGATCTACAGGGTCTGATGCTTTGGAGTATTACTTTCAAGGTCTTATACTGTTATTGAGGAGTTTAAGGGCTGCTTTGGGAACTACCTTTTGCTCCACCACGGAAGATCTCATAATGAAACCCCTTACAATCATTGATTTgatggagtattatgtacaTCTTGCATATGCTTGGCATCATAGAAACTCTAAAGTTCTCTTACTATTGGTGCAACCCCTTCTGATCACATTTACTAATGGGCATACACCTTATGAAGTTGATATGAAGAATATGAAGAAACTCCTCACCCAGATTCCAGAGGTGGCGGTTCAAAATAATGTGGGCCTTCATGTTTCTCAAGAGAGAAATATAACGCATTTGGTTCCAGAAGATGAAAGATGGCAAATCATAAGTGTTTGCTTATGGCAACACATATCCAGATTCATGCAACATAACTTAAACGTATTGTCGTATAACCTTGATGATGATGGCTGTTTTGCTGGTGAACCCcatcaaaaatatttttcatggGCACCTATCTCTGCAAGTTTAGATTCTCATAGCAGCAGTCTGAAAGAACTGATTGGGCTGGTCTCATTGAGCTTAGTAAAGTTATTGAAGCCCACACTTTCACAGGTTGCCTCTTATCATGTAAAACAGCTAGCATCACTTCTACAGCACAAAATGGATAATGGGTTGCGTGTAACAACTCTTGTTTGGTTAGAAGAATCTAACAAGTCTCAACCTGGAGCTCTCAATCAGCATATAAATCAGGATAATGTCAAATTGGATACGATAGGTGAAAGACTTGAAGCTGATATGTTATGGGATGCCTGTGCTGACCCTAAAATAATATACGAAAGTTTTGCCAAGGAAAAAATAGACTTGTCTCACTCTCTTGATCATAAACCCTCTAATGGATGGGGTACCATAAACAGGGGCATCGGGGCTGCAGATGAAACTGAGGAAATTCACCATCATGAAGTTACACTCAATAGTAGTTCTCCCAACAGTGAAGCTGGATCACCTGCTAAAAGTGTATTTCGGGGTGGGCATTCTTTCCTTAGTGCCTGGCAGAAAGACACAACCATTTCAAAGGAAGTCACACCTTTTCTAAACCCAAAGGAGATATATAAGAGAAACGGGGAGCTTTTGGAG GCATTGTGTCTCAACTCCATTGACCAGAGTCAAGCTGCACTTGCAAGCAACCGAAAG GggattatattttttaattggaAGGATGATATGCCTTTCAGAGATCATTCAGATTATATTTGGTCACTGGCTGATTGGCCACCAAATGGGTGGGCTGGTTCTCAGTCAACCCCTGCTCCAACATGTGTTTCTCCTGGTGTTGGTCTTGGAAGCAAGAAAGGAGCACACCTTGGATTGGGTGGAGCAACTGTTGGTGTGGGTTCTTTTGCAAGGCCAGGAAGAGATTTGACGGGTGGTGGAGCATTTGGGGTTCCAGGTTATGCTGGTATGGGTGCATCTGGTTTAGGTTGGGAAACTCAAGAGGACTTTGAGGAGCTTGTTGACCCACCAGCTACTGTGGAGAATGCAAATACGAGGGCTTTTTCCAGTCACCCATCTAGACCTTTCTTCTTGGTTGGGTCTAGCAATACACACATCTACTTATGGGAG TTTGGTAAGGACAAAACTACTGCAACTTATGGAGTGCTGCCTGCTGCAAATGTCCCTCCACCTTATGCTCTTGCATCGATATCCGCTTTGCAGTTTGACCACTGTGGACACAGGTTTGCTACTGCGGCCTTAGATGGAACTGTGTGCACGTGGCAGCTGGAGGTCGGAGGAAGGAGTAACATTGGTCCTACGGAGTCATCTCTATGCTTTAACAGCCACGCATC CGATGTTGCTTATGTCACTTCAAGTGGATCAATCATTGCTGTGGCTGGATATAGCTCCAATAGTGTTAATGTGGTTATATGGGATACATTGGCTCCACCTACAACCTCACGAGCTTCTATTCTTTGTCATGAag GTGGTGCACGCTCGCTTGCAGTGTTTGATAATGACATAGGAAGTGGCTCTGTCTCCCCCCTTATTGTGACTGGTGGTAAAGGTGGTGATGTCGGACTTCATGATTTCCGGTACATTGCTACTGGAAGGAGTAAAAGGCATAGGCATTCGGATAAAGGTGAACAAGTCATCAAGACATCATCGAATAATGATACGCATTCTGAAAATGGCACCAAATTTGGGGAACAAAATCAAAATGGGATGCTTTGGTATATACCGAAGGCTCACTCAG GGAGTGTGACCAAGATATCCATAATCCCAAACACGAGTTTGTTCTTAACTGGAAGCAAAGATGGAGATGTTAAGCTTTGGGACGCCAAGAAAGCTAAGTTGGTACATCACTGGCCGAAGTTGCATGAAAGACACACATTTTTGCAACCAAGCACTCGAGGCTTTGGCGGAGTAGTCCAG GCTGCTGTCACAGATATAAAAGTCGTTTCACACGGTTTTCTTTCGTGCGGTGGAGACAGCACTGTAAAGTTAGTTCAACTCAAAGACCACATCTGA